One genomic window of Streptomyces sp. NBC_01276 includes the following:
- the cseC gene encoding two-component system sensor histidine kinase CseC — protein sequence MRRFTLRTGIRWKITLAIAAVGALTALALSLVVHSAARVSMLESAREAELERVQFIARTDAGRKPIWGAKLNDPDLPAELREKARSGRRGTYVQESRKGPVVWAAVPLGNGQVLSLSHRFQESANMVRDLDRALVVGSLAVVIGGSALGVLIGGQISSRLRKAAAAAQRVAHGDPDVRVRDAVGGVVRDETDDLARAVDAMADALQQRLEAERRVTADIAHELRTPVTGLLTAAELLPPGRPTELVLDRARAMRALVEDVLEVARLDSASERAELQDVALGEFVSRRVSTLMPEASVRVVADEIVSTDPRRLERILGNLLANAARYGRPPIQVDIEGRVVRVRDHGPGFPEALLLEGPSRFRTGSTDRAGVGHGLGLTIAEGQARVLGARLTFRNVAGPGEATGGGAAAGAVAVLWLPEHAPTATGSFPIVQLPG from the coding sequence ATGAGGCGCTTCACCCTGCGCACGGGGATCCGCTGGAAGATCACGCTCGCCATCGCCGCCGTCGGCGCGCTCACCGCGCTGGCGCTCAGCCTGGTGGTGCACAGCGCTGCCCGCGTGTCGATGCTGGAGAGCGCCCGCGAGGCCGAGCTGGAGCGGGTGCAGTTCATCGCCCGCACCGACGCCGGCCGCAAGCCCATCTGGGGCGCGAAGCTCAACGACCCCGATCTGCCCGCGGAACTGCGCGAGAAGGCCCGGTCGGGACGGCGCGGCACCTACGTCCAGGAGTCCCGCAAGGGGCCCGTGGTGTGGGCCGCCGTCCCCCTCGGCAACGGGCAGGTGCTCTCCCTGAGCCACCGGTTCCAGGAGAGCGCCAACATGGTGCGCGACCTGGACCGGGCGCTGGTGGTCGGCTCCCTCGCCGTCGTGATCGGGGGTTCGGCCCTCGGCGTGCTCATCGGCGGCCAGATCTCCAGCCGGCTGCGCAAGGCCGCGGCCGCCGCGCAGCGGGTGGCGCACGGGGATCCGGACGTACGGGTGCGGGACGCGGTGGGCGGTGTCGTACGGGACGAGACGGACGATCTCGCACGGGCCGTGGACGCCATGGCGGACGCCCTCCAGCAGCGGCTGGAGGCCGAACGGCGGGTGACCGCGGACATCGCGCACGAGCTGCGGACCCCGGTGACGGGCCTGCTCACGGCCGCGGAGCTGCTGCCCCCGGGCCGCCCGACGGAGCTGGTGCTCGACCGGGCGCGGGCGATGCGGGCCCTGGTCGAGGACGTGCTGGAGGTGGCCCGGCTGGACAGCGCGTCCGAGCGGGCCGAGCTCCAGGACGTGGCGCTGGGCGAGTTCGTCAGCCGGCGGGTGTCCACGCTGATGCCGGAGGCCTCGGTACGGGTCGTCGCGGACGAGATCGTCAGCACCGACCCGCGCCGTCTGGAGCGGATCCTCGGGAACCTGCTGGCCAACGCCGCACGGTACGGGCGGCCGCCGATCCAGGTCGACATCGAGGGCCGGGTCGTGCGCGTGCGGGACCACGGCCCCGGATTCCCCGAGGCGCTGCTGCTGGAGGGGCCGAGCCGGTTCCGGACCGGGTCGACGGACCGGGCGGGCGTCGGGCACGGGCTGGGGCTGACCATCGCGGAGGGCCAGGCCCGGGTCCTGGGGGCCCGGCTGACGTTCCGCAACGTGGCGGGCCCCGGCGAGGCGACGGGCGGGGGCGCCGCGGCGGGGGCGGTGGCGGTGCTGTGGCTGCCGGAGCACGCCCCGACGGCGACGGGCAGCTTCCCGATCGTCCAGCTGCCGGGCTGA